A window of Ictalurus furcatus strain D&B chromosome 4, Billie_1.0, whole genome shotgun sequence genomic DNA:
ATGCACTAGTGGAATACAGGAGCGAATAGTGGCTTCATggttggtgtgtgatgtgttgcATCACTAAGCAACAGAAGGCTAATGACGTGCAAAGCAGCAGCTTACCGGTTCTCCCTTAGGCACTTCTTGACAATTGAGAGTTCCACAACAATGATCTATCCTACAAGTGAGgtttaagtgtgtgtaaatgagtaAACATGAACCTAATGAAGTCTGTCAGGTGTGGAGGAAGAATATGATCATACAGTTTGTGTTGAGTTCTACTGTTAGCATTCATATTAACGTGTCCTCTCTACTGACTTTCATAACAGCAGTATGTATCTGTTGTCATCCATTGCTCTAAATGAAGCACAGAACTGTGAGAACTTTATTTATGAAGAATATATATGCTTTTCTCTTTAGGTGATTCCAGACTGGAAGGACCAGGAATGGCAGAAGGACAAGCCAGAGGATTACGTTGGGATCTTCCACTTTCGGTTTTGGCGTTTTGGAGAGTGGGTGGACGTGGTCATTGATGATCGGCTGCCCACCACCAACGGCCATCTGATGTACTGCCATTCTAACGACAGCAATGAGTTCTGGAGCGCACTGGTGGAAAAAGCCTACGCCAAGCAAGTGAAATCCGTTATTTTATTAAAGGGCAATAGTAACGTGTGTGGCATAGCACTTGAGATTCCTACTGCATTCAGTTATCCTGTATTACTTGctgttatataatttaatttaatttaacttgcCATGGTCTTGACAATGCAGTCTAAACACAGTTGCGTTATATTTTGCACTATGATCTTGTAGGCataatgttttttccccccagatgtactgtatataaatgaagTAACAGACTAAATTGGACTTGGCTTTGATAGCATCCGCTAATGTCGACCTCTTTCTGACCATCCAGGATTTATGGCTGCTACGAGGCTCTGGATGGCGGAAACACAGCCGACGCACTGGTAGATTTCACCGGAGGCATCTCGGAACCCATTGACCTGGTGGAGGGTCGCTTCAATCAGGACGAAGAAGCACGCAACCAGCTGTTTGAGCGCGTCCTCAAAGTCCACCACAGAGGAGGCCTCATCAGCTGCTCCATCAGGGTGACTTTGCTGTAGCCGACTGAGAGAGTTTGTGTTAATATTTATGCTTGTGCGCAAAAGAAATACCAGACTTACTTATTTGATTCATATTACTTAGTGTTAAATGATCTCTTACCTGATGTTGATTTCATTAGTATACTCGTTTTCGTGATGTGTACAGCTGTACTGTTTTGAAGTTACAAACAATATAACTCTCATAAATTCAtcagttataaaaataaataaaaaaacttataGAAAATTATACTTCGATTAatgtaatctgtgtgtgttcgCAGGCGACTTCTCAGGCCGATATGGAGGCTCGGCTCGATTGCGGTCTGGTCAAAGGTCACGCGTACGCAGTGACGGATGTGCACAAGGTGCGTCTGGGTCAAGGCCTGCTTGCCTTCTTCAAGTCTGAGAAGCTCACCATGATCCGCATGAGGAACCCTTGGGGGGAGAAAGAGTGGAACGGGCCTTGGAGTGACAGGTTGGTGCAAGCCTGCCCCCTGCAGGAAAAAGGGCAGAAGACACTTCCCTTTTTCCTCTAGTTTTGTTTATTGACCAAGTATACTTTGTATACAAACAGGAAATAAGAGTAGAATAAGAAAGAAGGTAAAATGAATAGGGTGTATATTAATGGTTAAAACATCTAATggtttgtacagtatgtagtaGAAAAAGGAGTACAGATCAAGAATATTGACATATTAACCTACTGAACTTCTAATAGACAAAAtgcaaaatgctttttttcctcttcctgtctAGCTCAGAGGAATGGAAGAAGGTCAGTAAAAGTGAACGGGAGAAGCTGGGAGTAACTGTGCGAGACGATGGTGAATTCTGGTAAGAGACTCTTTGAATAACGCatttttaattacttatttatttgtttatttttaactttttgtAAAATGTCCCTCTTTGAAAATCAGATGTTATATAATATGCTAATAATGCTGCCCAATAGTAAGTAGACAAtgctttttgctttttctgtaaagaaaaagaGATCAGTAGGTTATCACTTCCTTCTAATGCAATGCTCGCAGTGACAAAACAATAGGTGCCTATTCATTTATAGATGTGAATGAATCAAATTGAGATTTTCAATTTGGAAAAACAGTCTGTGATGTGGCTGCATAGATTTACAAGCCTATATCCAGTTCAAAAAGGGAAAGGGTTAAAAATGACTGCACACAACAATCAATAGCCATGTTTCCCTCCAAGTTGCGAATTTAACTTGTGcgaaaaatttgaatattgcaTAAAGCATTTGCGAATAAAGTACCGTTTTCACCaaatgtgttcaagagaacaaaatggTCACTTCTGGGGAAACTGGCACAAAGTATTAATACAAATGGAAGTAGTTGAACCAGGGAAGTCACTTTTTTCAGCATAATAAATTACTTGCACTACAGAGCGCTCAGGGACAGCGGTGTCACAAACCTTGCGATCGGAGGCGCATGCCCGATATTTGGGAATGGAATTGTGAGACTGTTCTGGGAGGTAATTATACCAAATCATTACGATAAAAAACTTTGGCTCGGgcatttcagaatgacaaaaacTACATTTGAGATACTGTGCAACGAGATTGGACGGCTGGTTAGTCCGGTTATGCTGACACACTGCGCCCCAGTTCCCAAAGCAAAGCACATTGCCATTGCACTGCATAAGGAATTCAttctgtaaatgtgtttccattgtAGTTTATGCATATGTCTTCTTATCGAAATCAAAAAATTATCAATTGAGTgcataagtttttttttgtttgtttgttttttttctttccaccccATATGTGCATTTTagagattttattttcatctggtGTTTTGATCCAGCATTTTTTAAGAATACAATATCCCAAAATTCGTATAAAAATATGctagtcaaaagtttggaaatAGATCAGGAGGAAATTTTGATTAAAACCCTGCTATATGTCAACTTTCAACACTGTAAAACAACAcgcctgttatcacttatgctatagcagctataaacagttccctcaccaggctctcttcttttttttattttattttatttttttttattattagtattcttttaaataagacaaaaaatgtagcttgtcatgATGCCAGGGCTTCGcaaaatcctctgtcctgaagactctcccatggtggaaaacttggatttattttcatattgggATTGGGACATATGGATTAGGACAAATTAGGAAAAAATTTAGCATTCTTTTTGCTAAATAACACATCTGCTGTTTGTGTAATCCTGTTCTAACAGCTTTTTTGCCCTCTTCCTCCATTTCAGGATGACCTTTGATGATTTCTGTAAGCACTTCACAGACCTGATCCTGTGCCGCCTCATTAACACGTCATACCTGAGCATCCATAAGACCTGGGAAGAGGATGTGAAGTTTGGCTCCTGGTCTCGTAATGATGATCCTCTGAAGAACCGCTCTGGAGGCTGCATTAACAACAAAGCCACATACCTTCAGAACcctcaggtgtgtgtatgtgggtgtgtaagcacatgttcatttaatctaaaggtatacaaataaaaatagagccatccaaaatgaatgaaaaaatactttgaacaacacaacaaaatttgtcagtgatttaTTTTGCCTTTAGAGGCCTCTCTCGTACTGTTTAACGACGGCGGACCCTTCTCAGTTGCTTCCGCAACGGATGCAACCGGGAAAACCGGGTTTGCCGGTGTGGCAAAACCGATCAGTCAGTCGACCTCTATTGCAGAGTGATGCAAACAGTAAAATGTGCCAGTGCTGTTAtgctaaatatcagcactcttggagTGTTGCTTGTACAATCAAATTAGAGGACAAGAACTAACTGGTGtacaatgttttgttgttgttgttgatgcatCTGATTGTGCTTTTCCCTAGTATATGTTTGATGTGAAGAAGCCAGAGGATGAAGTTCTAATCTGCCTACAGCAGAAAGATAAAAGATCTCGACTTAAAGAAGGCAAAGGAGAGAACTTTGCAATGGGCTTCGACATTCAAAAGGTACACGCCTATATCTTATTATCCTTGTGAGGGACCTTCTGTAGATGTAATAATTAATGTAGCTACTTAATGCTGCACGTACTGTACACCTAAAACTAATCTCAGTAACACACAGGAAACTAAACTTTCCCTCATGGGGACAAGCCAGATGACTCAAGACAATCTTTGGTCCCTACCacgatataaaaacatgcccagaCAGACTAAACATGAACACActcgcacatacacacacacacacagagggacgTCACTCTCTTGATTCTTTCTGTATTTAATGACCGCATAATGTGAGTAAGACCCAGCTATTTGTAATAGCAAATtacaacgttttttttttttttatttttttttttaaatctgctttTGTTCAACTGTTGTCTGTTTTTCACCCTTCAGGTGGAGCTGAACAGGATCTATCGCATGCACAAGCCACAGCAGAAGATGTACAGCTCTGTCTACATCAACTCTCGCAGTGTGTTCCTGCGCAAAGACCTGAAAGAAGGTCGTTATGTTATCATCCCAACGACCTTTGACCCTGGACTACAAGGAGACTTCCTGCTACGAGTTTTCACAGATGTGCCTTCAGAGTGCAAGTAATAATTCACCCAGGTCTCCTCTTCTAGCTTTGGGTTATGCTTGCATCTCTTTATATTAGccttatacatttataataatatttataaaaaaaacaacact
This region includes:
- the capn5a gene encoding calpain-5a yields the protein MFSSVVPFEDQQFAALRKQCQQNGRLFEDPLFPAEDRSLFFQGNHFGRVIWKRPKELCEDPHLFVNGISAHDLQQGQLGNCWFVAACSSLASREALWHKVIPDWKDQEWQKDKPEDYVGIFHFRFWRFGEWVDVVIDDRLPTTNGHLMYCHSNDSNEFWSALVEKAYAKIYGCYEALDGGNTADALVDFTGGISEPIDLVEGRFNQDEEARNQLFERVLKVHHRGGLISCSIRATSQADMEARLDCGLVKGHAYAVTDVHKVRLGQGLLAFFKSEKLTMIRMRNPWGEKEWNGPWSDSSEEWKKVSKSEREKLGVTVRDDGEFWMTFDDFCKHFTDLILCRLINTSYLSIHKTWEEDVKFGSWSRNDDPLKNRSGGCINNKATYLQNPQYMFDVKKPEDEVLICLQQKDKRSRLKEGKGENFAMGFDIQKVELNRIYRMHKPQQKMYSSVYINSRSVFLRKDLKEGRYVIIPTTFDPGLQGDFLLRVFTDVPSECKELTLDEPPQTCWTGLCGYPQLVTQVHVMKAVGLEGQDSDGSSDPYVIISCEGEKVRSPVHKDTLSPEFDVKALFYRKKPKERIHIQIYNKNVLSDSFLGQVTLMADVSDLQNDHTLHLQGKGSHQKDDLPGMLFLSLLTSNVLTNI